The Desulfurellaceae bacterium genome includes a window with the following:
- a CDS encoding SurA N-terminal domain-containing protein, with the protein MSADRRAVILLALGSLVGLCLGSLSALGGKGPAGRLPADAVAVVNGAPIRTEDYRRAVAMLAGDKRNPLTEADRTHVLDRLIEEELLVQAAVSEGLVDHDRAVRQTITRAMLAAIVTDSASARPSREELRAFHADNTALFEQIGETRPPAFEEIHSRVEAVYLQRAKDTALRQYLAWLRAEAEIVRAPEVER; encoded by the coding sequence ATGAGCGCAGACCGGCGGGCGGTGATCCTGCTGGCGCTGGGCAGCCTGGTCGGGCTCTGCCTGGGCAGCCTGTCGGCGCTGGGCGGCAAAGGACCGGCCGGCCGACTGCCGGCCGATGCGGTTGCCGTGGTCAACGGCGCGCCGATCAGAACCGAGGACTACCGGCGGGCGGTGGCCATGCTGGCCGGCGATAAGCGTAACCCCCTGACCGAGGCCGACCGGACCCACGTCCTGGACCGGCTGATCGAAGAGGAACTGCTGGTCCAGGCCGCAGTGTCGGAGGGGCTGGTTGACCATGACCGGGCCGTTCGTCAGACGATTACCCGGGCGATGCTGGCGGCGATTGTAACCGATAGCGCCAGTGCGCGGCCGAGCCGGGAGGAGCTGCGGGCCTTCCATGCTGACAACACGGCCCTCTTTGAGCAGATCGGGGAGACCCGCCCGCCCGCCTTCGAGGAGATACACAGCCGGGTCGAAGCGGTCTACCTCCAGCGGGCAAAAGACACGGCCCTGCGCCAGTATCTGGCCTGGCTGCGCGCCGAGGCCGAGATTGTGCGAGCGCCCGAGGTGGAGCGATGA